Proteins from one Deltaproteobacteria bacterium genomic window:
- the rpmE gene encoding 50S ribosomal protein L31, with the protein MRSGIHPDYRETTVTCACGNKFVTRSVAHPEIKLDICAVCHPFFTGKQKLIDTAGRVDRFRRKYAKVQAAKDAAQAAAEPTEAAPSNE; encoded by the coding sequence ATGAGAAGCGGAATCCACCCCGACTACCGGGAAACCACGGTCACCTGCGCGTGCGGCAACAAGTTCGTCACGCGGTCGGTGGCGCACCCTGAGATCAAGCTCGATATCTGCGCGGTGTGCCATCCCTTCTTCACCGGCAAGCAAAAGCTCATCGACACGGCCGGCCGCGTCGATCGCTTTCGCCGCAAGTACGCCAAGGTGCAGGCTGCCAAGGATGCGGCGCAGGCCGCCGCCGAGCCCACCGAGGCCGCGCCGTCCAACGAATAG
- a CDS encoding DUF1385 domain-containing protein, translating to MSVLLVQSPEGGKIQHVGGQAVLEGVMMRSPNSFTVSVRLGDGRIVLREDRWRSIWHRLRFLRWPLLRGSIVLTEAMWNGISSLTFSAHWAATEEDKKDEKKSEAAEKPQSAEKPQSAEKPLSDLAILGAIVVSFAFSIGLFVALPHALTALLGLTTESWQFHAVDGLIKIAILVGYVWGISFMPDIRRVFQYHGAEHMAIFTYENDLPLTVENARRFTRFHPRCGTSFLFMVLAISIFVFSVVFPFLPKLPDWHPVLKNLVYILVKIPLLLPIAGISYEITRLSARFEKNLLLQIATRPGVWLQHITTRDPSDDQLEIALLSLKKCLWREKAISKTADGPEGRVDFFGSFAEAAAAIPES from the coding sequence ATGAGCGTTCTTCTCGTACAGAGCCCCGAGGGCGGCAAGATCCAGCATGTCGGCGGACAGGCCGTGCTCGAAGGCGTCATGATGCGCTCGCCCAACAGCTTCACGGTCAGCGTGCGGCTCGGCGACGGGCGGATCGTGCTGCGCGAAGACCGCTGGCGGTCCATCTGGCATCGGCTGCGTTTCCTGCGCTGGCCGCTGCTGCGCGGATCGATCGTGCTGACCGAGGCCATGTGGAACGGCATCTCGTCGCTCACCTTTTCGGCGCACTGGGCCGCGACCGAAGAGGATAAAAAGGACGAAAAGAAATCCGAAGCGGCCGAGAAGCCCCAGTCCGCCGAGAAGCCCCAGTCCGCCGAGAAGCCTTTGTCGGATCTGGCGATTCTCGGCGCGATCGTCGTGAGCTTCGCGTTTTCGATCGGATTGTTCGTCGCGCTGCCGCACGCGCTGACCGCGCTGCTGGGGCTGACCACGGAAAGCTGGCAATTCCACGCGGTGGACGGTCTCATCAAGATCGCGATTCTGGTGGGTTACGTGTGGGGCATCAGTTTCATGCCCGACATCCGGCGTGTGTTCCAATATCACGGCGCCGAGCACATGGCGATTTTCACCTATGAAAACGATCTGCCGCTCACGGTCGAGAACGCGCGACGGTTCACGCGCTTCCACCCGCGTTGCGGCACGAGCTTTCTGTTCATGGTGCTCGCGATCTCGATTTTCGTTTTCTCGGTCGTGTTTCCGTTCCTGCCCAAGCTGCCCGACTGGCACCCGGTTCTGAAAAACCTCGTTTACATCCTCGTGAAGATCCCGCTGCTCCTGCCGATCGCGGGCATCAGCTACGAGATCACGCGCCTCTCGGCGCGGTTCGAGAAGAATCTGCTGCTGCAAATCGCGACGCGCCCCGGTGTGTGGCTGCAGCACATCACGACGCGCGACCCCAGCGACGACCAACTCGAGATCGCGCTGCTCTCGCTCAAAAAATGCCTGTGGCGCGAGAAGGCGATCAGCAAGACGGCGGACGGCCCCGAGGGACGCGTTGATTTCTTCGGCTCCTTCGCCGAAGCGGCCGCGGCCATCCCCGAGTCCTAG
- the prfA gene encoding peptide chain release factor 1, which translates to MFAKLDDVVRRFDEIETQLADPAVTSSPERMMKLGKERAGMVDVVDSYRRYQVVLRQIEDNRALASDDDADVREMAAEDTARLEAEKENLSARLMILLLPKDPYDDKNIFLEIRAGTGGEEAALFAGDLLRMYLRYAETRGWRNEIMSASETGRGGYKEVIMMIRGDKVYSRLKFESGVHRVQRVPETEAQGRIHTSAVTVAVLPEPDEVDVKLNDSELRIDVYRSSGPGGQSVNTTDSAVRVTHLPTGLVVAIQDEKSQHKNKAKALKILQARLLEREIAMQQAAQAAQRKSQVGSGDRSERIRTYNFPQNRLTDHRINLTLYQLDLIMEGRLDEVIEPIVAHMQAETLRSANDD; encoded by the coding sequence GTGTTCGCCAAACTCGATGACGTGGTCCGTCGTTTCGACGAGATCGAGACGCAGCTCGCCGACCCGGCCGTGACCTCCAGCCCCGAGCGCATGATGAAGCTCGGCAAGGAGCGCGCGGGCATGGTCGACGTGGTCGACAGTTATCGGCGCTATCAGGTGGTGCTGCGGCAGATCGAGGACAACCGCGCCCTCGCGTCGGACGACGACGCGGATGTGCGCGAGATGGCCGCCGAGGACACCGCGCGTCTCGAAGCGGAAAAGGAAAACCTCTCGGCGCGGCTGATGATCCTGCTGCTGCCGAAAGATCCCTACGACGACAAGAACATCTTCCTCGAAATCCGCGCCGGCACCGGCGGCGAGGAGGCGGCGCTGTTCGCGGGCGACCTGCTGCGCATGTATCTGCGTTACGCGGAAACGCGCGGCTGGCGCAACGAGATCATGAGCGCGAGCGAGACGGGGCGGGGCGGCTACAAGGAAGTCATCATGATGATCCGCGGCGACAAGGTGTATTCGCGGCTCAAGTTCGAATCGGGCGTGCATCGCGTGCAGCGCGTGCCGGAAACCGAGGCGCAGGGACGCATTCACACGTCGGCGGTCACGGTGGCGGTGCTGCCCGAGCCCGACGAGGTCGACGTCAAGCTGAACGACTCCGAGCTTCGCATCGATGTGTACCGGTCGAGCGGTCCGGGCGGACAGTCCGTCAACACCACCGACTCCGCGGTGCGCGTCACGCACCTTCCCACGGGTCTCGTGGTCGCGATTCAGGACGAGAAGAGCCAGCACAAGAACAAGGCCAAGGCGCTCAAGATTTTGCAGGCGCGGCTGCTGGAGCGGGAGATCGCCATGCAGCAGGCGGCGCAGGCGGCCCAGCGCAAGAGCCAGGTCGGCAGCGGCGATCGGTCGGAGCGCATCCGCACCTACAACTTCCCGCAGAATCGCCTGACCGATCACCGCATCAACTTGACCCTCTATCAGCTCGACCTGATCATGGAGGGGCGGCTCGACGAGGTGATCGAGCCCATCGTCGCGCACATGCAGGCGGAGACGCTCAGGTCCGCGAACGACGACTGA
- the prmC gene encoding peptide chain release factor N(5)-glutamine methyltransferase: protein MTEKKRWTVMPLVQASAEYLAKRSTSARLDAELLLANVLETDRVGLYCRFDRPMAEDEVDRYRDLVRRRGAGEPVAYLIGEREFFGMRFAVDRRVLIPRPETELLVERALALVPGGAELRVLDIGTGSGAIAVAIAARCTGVRVVAVDISEDALVVAAANAARHGVADRIEFARSDLFEHAPGRFDLVVSNPPYIAPEARDSLAADVAEFEPETALFAPDRGLYVIRRIIQDAPARMSPGASLLIEIGFDQADAVREIVRASGLYDECVVHPDLAGRARVVEAKRWTR, encoded by the coding sequence ATGACCGAGAAAAAACGCTGGACCGTCATGCCGCTCGTGCAGGCGAGCGCGGAGTATCTCGCCAAGCGCTCGACGTCGGCGCGGCTCGACGCGGAGCTGCTGCTCGCGAACGTGCTCGAGACCGACCGGGTCGGCCTGTACTGCCGATTCGACCGCCCGATGGCGGAGGATGAGGTCGACCGCTACCGCGACCTCGTGCGGCGTCGCGGCGCGGGCGAACCGGTGGCGTATTTGATCGGCGAGCGCGAGTTTTTCGGCATGCGTTTCGCCGTCGATCGCCGCGTGCTGATTCCCCGTCCCGAAACCGAACTGCTGGTCGAGCGGGCGCTGGCGCTCGTTCCCGGGGGCGCCGAGTTGCGCGTGCTGGACATCGGCACGGGCAGCGGAGCGATTGCGGTGGCGATCGCGGCGCGTTGCACCGGCGTGCGCGTCGTCGCCGTGGACATTTCCGAGGACGCCCTCGTCGTGGCCGCGGCCAACGCCGCGCGGCACGGCGTCGCCGACCGGATCGAATTCGCGCGAAGCGACCTGTTCGAGCACGCGCCCGGGCGCTTCGATCTCGTGGTGTCGAATCCGCCGTACATCGCCCCCGAGGCGCGCGATTCGCTCGCGGCGGACGTCGCCGAATTCGAGCCGGAAACGGCGCTTTTTGCGCCCGATCGCGGGCTTTACGTCATCCGGCGGATCATTCAAGATGCGCCCGCCCGAATGAGCCCCGGTGCGTCGTTATTGATCGAAATCGGTTTCGATCAGGCGGACGCGGTGCGGGAAATCGTCCGCGCTTCCGGTCTATACGACGAGTGCGTCGTCCACCCGGATCTCGCGGGTCGGGCGCGCGTGGTCGAGGCAAAACGATGGACAAGATGA
- the murA gene encoding UDP-N-acetylglucosamine 1-carboxyvinyltransferase produces MDKMIVTGGERLMGEARVSGAKNAALPLLAATLLAEGPCVIRGLPKLRDVQTMISLLARMGVRHEGDADVRLDTSVITDFEAPYDLVKTMRASTLVLGPLVARHGFARVSLPGGCAIGARPIDQHLKGLEALGAEIHLVHGYVEARAKKLRGARIVFDIPSVGATENLLMAASLAEGKTVIENAAREPEIVALADFLRAMGANIQGDGGEEIVIHGANRLDGAGIDLIPDRIEAGTLMVAAGMTRGNVLLRNCPLDSLTAVVEKLRATGMTIEAEDGGARVIGPARIRAADVKTQPYPGFPTDMQAQFMALMTTSQGTSVINETVFENRFMHVLELERMGAEIRVEGRTAIVRGVPILSGAEVMATDLRASASLILGALAAEGQTVIHRIYHLDRGYEAIEKKLMALGARIERARE; encoded by the coding sequence ATGGACAAGATGATCGTGACCGGGGGCGAGCGCCTGATGGGCGAGGCTCGCGTCTCCGGAGCGAAAAACGCGGCGCTTCCCCTGCTCGCGGCGACGCTGCTCGCCGAGGGTCCGTGCGTCATTCGCGGATTGCCGAAGCTGCGTGACGTGCAGACGATGATCTCGCTGCTCGCGCGCATGGGCGTTCGTCACGAAGGCGACGCCGACGTCCGTCTCGATACGAGCGTCATCACCGATTTCGAAGCACCCTACGACCTCGTCAAGACGATGCGCGCGTCCACGCTCGTGCTCGGACCGCTCGTCGCGCGTCACGGATTCGCGCGCGTCAGTCTGCCGGGCGGATGCGCCATCGGCGCGCGGCCGATCGACCAGCACCTGAAGGGGCTCGAGGCGCTGGGCGCGGAGATTCACCTTGTCCACGGCTACGTCGAAGCCCGCGCGAAAAAACTGCGCGGCGCGCGGATCGTCTTCGACATCCCCAGCGTGGGCGCGACCGAAAACCTGCTGATGGCGGCGTCGCTCGCCGAGGGCAAGACCGTCATCGAAAACGCCGCGCGCGAGCCGGAGATCGTGGCGCTGGCCGATTTCCTGCGTGCGATGGGCGCGAACATTCAGGGCGACGGCGGAGAGGAGATCGTGATCCACGGCGCGAACCGTCTCGACGGGGCCGGGATCGACCTGATCCCCGATCGCATCGAAGCCGGCACGCTCATGGTCGCCGCGGGCATGACGCGAGGAAATGTGCTGCTGCGCAATTGCCCGCTCGATTCCCTCACGGCGGTCGTCGAGAAGCTGCGCGCAACCGGCATGACGATCGAGGCGGAAGACGGCGGCGCGCGCGTCATCGGCCCGGCGCGCATCCGCGCGGCGGACGTGAAGACGCAGCCCTATCCCGGTTTCCCCACCGACATGCAGGCGCAGTTCATGGCGCTCATGACGACGTCGCAGGGCACGAGCGTCATCAACGAGACCGTCTTCGAGAACCGCTTCATGCATGTGCTCGAACTCGAGCGCATGGGCGCCGAGATCCGCGTCGAGGGACGCACGGCCATCGTGCGCGGCGTGCCGATTCTCTCGGGCGCGGAAGTCATGGCGACCGATCTGCGTGCGAGCGCGAGCCTGATTCTGGGAGCGCTCGCGGCCGAGGGCCAGACGGTCATCCATCGCATCTACCATCTCGACCGCGGCTACGAGGCGATCGAGAAAAAACTGATGGCGCTCGGTGCGCGCATCGAACGGGCGCGCGAATGA
- the hisD gene encoding histidinol dehydrogenase, whose amino-acid sequence MKRLVSKDPNFAAQFIELGARLAEPAREVTASVARIIADVRENGDEAVARYARRFDGRDAVVEVNPARFAAALDGLSGELRLALATCAERLRTQAEQELPADIPGTPDALGVSLARRFRPVRRAGIYVPGGRAAYPSSLLMAAIPARVAGVEELVVVTPLDPDAEAARAVLAAAHLARVDRMFIVGGAHAVAALAFGTHAIPRVDVIVGPGNAYVAEAKRQLYGVVNIDGVAGPSEVMILADESLPPKHAAADLLAQAEHDPEARCVLVTVDADYADAVEHEVRYLTQAAPRREVIEASLRDHGAIIVVRDWDEAATLADAYAPEHLQIACAEADRILAKIRTAGAVFLGGDTPEALGDYVAGSNHVLPTAGTARFFSGLSAASFMRATNIIRATPSGLKALAPATMAFARSEGLFAHAQAVELRLETMDATGGKS is encoded by the coding sequence ATGAAACGGCTCGTCTCGAAGGATCCGAATTTCGCCGCGCAGTTCATCGAACTCGGCGCGCGTCTGGCCGAACCGGCGCGGGAGGTGACCGCGTCGGTCGCGCGGATCATCGCCGACGTGCGCGAAAACGGCGACGAGGCGGTCGCGCGCTACGCGCGCCGGTTCGACGGCCGCGACGCCGTCGTCGAGGTAAATCCCGCGCGCTTCGCCGCCGCGCTCGACGGGCTGTCGGGTGAGCTGCGCCTCGCGCTTGCCACGTGCGCCGAACGTCTGCGCACGCAGGCCGAACAGGAACTGCCCGCCGACATCCCCGGCACGCCCGACGCGCTGGGCGTCAGCCTCGCACGGCGCTTTAGGCCGGTGCGTCGCGCGGGGATCTACGTGCCCGGCGGGCGCGCGGCGTACCCCAGTTCACTGCTGATGGCCGCGATTCCCGCGCGCGTGGCGGGGGTCGAGGAACTCGTCGTCGTCACGCCGCTCGATCCCGATGCCGAGGCGGCGCGCGCCGTGCTCGCGGCGGCGCATCTGGCACGCGTCGATCGCATGTTCATCGTCGGCGGCGCGCACGCGGTGGCCGCGCTCGCCTTCGGCACGCACGCCATTCCGCGCGTGGACGTCATCGTCGGCCCCGGCAACGCGTACGTCGCCGAGGCGAAGCGACAGCTCTACGGCGTCGTGAACATCGATGGCGTCGCCGGGCCGAGCGAGGTGATGATCCTCGCCGACGAATCGCTGCCGCCCAAACACGCGGCGGCCGATCTGCTCGCGCAGGCCGAGCACGATCCCGAGGCGCGGTGCGTGCTGGTCACGGTCGATGCGGATTACGCCGACGCCGTGGAGCACGAGGTGCGCTATCTGACGCAGGCCGCGCCGCGCCGCGAGGTGATCGAGGCGTCGCTGCGCGATCACGGAGCGATCATCGTCGTGCGCGACTGGGACGAGGCGGCGACCCTCGCCGATGCCTACGCGCCGGAGCATTTGCAGATCGCGTGCGCCGAGGCCGACCGGATTCTCGCCAAGATCCGCACCGCGGGGGCGGTGTTTCTGGGCGGCGACACGCCCGAGGCGCTGGGCGACTACGTGGCGGGCTCGAATCACGTGCTGCCGACGGCCGGCACCGCTCGGTTTTTCTCGGGTCTGTCCGCCGCGTCGTTCATGCGGGCGACCAACATCATTCGCGCAACGCCGTCGGGCCTGAAGGCGCTCGCGCCGGCGACGATGGCGTTCGCGCGGTCCGAAGGACTCTTCGCGCACGCCCAGGCGGTGGAACTGCGTCTTGAGACGATGGACGCCACGGGAGGCAAGTCATGA
- the hisB gene encoding imidazoleglycerol-phosphate dehydratase HisB, whose translation MTNAPRKAELSRKTTETDITVSVNLDEPGESRIATGVGFFDHMLAQVARHGRIGLAIAAKGDLHIDAHHTVEDVGLVFGQTLAQAIGDKAGIERYGEARVPMMECLAEAVIDWCNRPFLVFDASQDGKLGDMDAELVEEFFRSVATTAGFTLHLTLVRGGNRHHGAEALFKAFAVALRRAAARTGTGVPSTKGAL comes from the coding sequence ATGACGAATGCGCCGCGCAAAGCCGAGCTGTCGCGCAAGACGACGGAAACCGACATCACGGTGAGCGTAAACCTCGACGAGCCGGGCGAGTCGCGGATCGCGACGGGCGTCGGATTCTTCGACCACATGCTCGCGCAGGTCGCGCGCCACGGACGCATCGGCCTCGCCATTGCCGCGAAGGGTGATCTGCACATCGACGCGCACCACACCGTCGAGGACGTGGGGCTGGTGTTCGGGCAAACGCTGGCGCAGGCGATCGGTGACAAGGCGGGCATCGAACGCTACGGCGAGGCCCGCGTGCCGATGATGGAGTGCCTCGCCGAGGCCGTGATCGACTGGTGCAATCGCCCGTTTCTCGTGTTCGACGCGTCGCAGGACGGCAAGCTCGGCGACATGGATGCCGAACTCGTCGAAGAGTTCTTCCGCTCTGTCGCGACCACGGCGGGATTCACGTTGCACCTGACGCTCGTGCGCGGCGGCAACCGGCACCACGGCGCGGAAGCGCTCTTCAAGGCATTCGCGGTCGCGCTGCGCCGGGCCGCGGCCCGCACCGGCACGGGCGTGCCGAGCACGAAAGGCGCGCTTTGA
- the hisH gene encoding imidazole glycerol phosphate synthase subunit HisH: MTRIAVIDYGSGNLASVARALSSLGARFVVTSDPAEIRAADALILPGQGAFRDCMTNLEGRGLDAAIREALAAGKPYLGICLGLQILFERSDEFGTTAGLGFLPGRVRRFEGPWFDGRPPELKVPHMGWTKIDKRAAHPVFDGIESGAYFYFVHSFFCEADEPGDIVASATHGLTYTAAAARGRVVGVQFHPEKSQAAGRRLLGNFLQFASGDERVFHSGD; the protein is encoded by the coding sequence TTGACCCGGATCGCGGTGATCGATTACGGCTCGGGCAACCTTGCCAGCGTCGCGCGGGCACTCTCGTCTCTGGGCGCGCGGTTCGTCGTCACGTCGGACCCCGCCGAGATCCGCGCGGCCGACGCGCTGATCCTGCCCGGGCAGGGCGCGTTCCGCGACTGCATGACGAACCTCGAAGGACGTGGTCTCGACGCCGCGATCCGCGAGGCGCTTGCCGCCGGCAAGCCGTACCTCGGCATCTGTCTCGGTCTCCAGATTCTGTTTGAGCGCAGCGACGAATTCGGTACGACGGCAGGGCTCGGTTTTCTGCCGGGACGGGTGCGGCGATTCGAGGGGCCGTGGTTTGACGGACGACCGCCGGAACTCAAGGTGCCGCACATGGGATGGACGAAGATCGACAAACGCGCGGCGCATCCGGTCTTCGACGGCATCGAGTCGGGTGCGTACTTTTACTTCGTGCACTCGTTTTTTTGCGAGGCTGACGAGCCCGGCGACATCGTCGCGTCGGCGACGCACGGCCTGACCTATACGGCCGCCGCGGCGCGCGGGCGCGTGGTGGGCGTGCAGTTTCATCCGGAAAAAAGCCAGGCGGCCGGCCGCCGGCTCCTCGGCAATTTCCTGCAATTCGCCTCCGGAGATGAGCGTGTTTTTCATTCCGGCGATTGA
- the hisA gene encoding 1-(5-phosphoribosyl)-5-[(5-phosphoribosylamino)methylideneamino]imidazole-4-carboxamide isomerase, which yields MSVFFIPAIDIKDGRCVRVAQGDLSTAKTYYQDPEHAAAILADAGATWIHVVDLDAAVSGEAVNRAAVERIAKRPGLHIELGGGIRSLESADRWFEAGVERVVVGTRAAREPDVVLGWIRERPGRICVGIDARDGFVAVHGWTDVTAVRAVDLAKRFDVPELAAAIYTDIARDGMQTGVNIAATRELAASIAAPVIASGGLGGIEDLRVLARTPENNIVGVISGRAVYEGSIDLAEAFTVRREYA from the coding sequence ATGAGCGTGTTTTTCATTCCGGCGATTGACATCAAGGACGGCCGGTGCGTGCGCGTCGCGCAGGGCGACCTCTCCACGGCGAAGACCTATTACCAGGACCCCGAGCACGCGGCGGCGATTCTCGCCGACGCGGGCGCGACGTGGATTCACGTGGTGGATCTCGACGCGGCGGTCTCGGGCGAGGCGGTCAACCGCGCGGCGGTGGAGCGGATCGCGAAGCGCCCGGGGCTGCACATCGAACTGGGCGGCGGAATCCGCTCGCTCGAAAGCGCCGACCGATGGTTCGAGGCGGGCGTGGAGCGCGTGGTCGTGGGAACGCGCGCCGCGCGCGAACCGGATGTGGTGCTGGGCTGGATTCGCGAGCGCCCGGGGCGCATCTGCGTGGGCATCGACGCGCGCGACGGATTCGTCGCCGTTCATGGCTGGACCGACGTGACCGCCGTGCGCGCGGTCGATCTCGCGAAGCGTTTCGACGTGCCCGAGCTGGCGGCGGCGATCTACACCGACATCGCCCGCGACGGCATGCAGACCGGCGTGAACATCGCTGCGACGCGCGAACTGGCGGCGTCGATTGCCGCGCCGGTCATCGCGTCGGGAGGACTCGGCGGCATCGAGGATCTTCGCGTGCTCGCCCGCACGCCGGAAAACAACATCGTCGGCGTCATCTCGGGCCGCGCGGTGTACGAAGGCTCCATCGATCTCGCCGAAGCGTTCACCGTTCGCCGCGAGTACGCGTAA
- the hisF gene encoding imidazole glycerol phosphate synthase subunit HisF, whose translation MPAKRIIPCLDVRDGRVVKGVNFVDIIDAGDPVETARAYDRQGADEIVFLDITASYERRKAIFDVVSRTAEQVFVPLTVGGGVGKLDDFRDLLLAGADKVSVNTAAVRDPNLIERAAYQFGSQCVVVAIDARRRPDGSGFEVVVVGGRESTGLDAVEWATRVERLGAGEILLTSMDRDGTKDGFDLELTRTITDAVTIPVIASGGVGELDHFYDGLTAGGADAALAASVFHFGTFTVGQVKQYLRDRGVEVREAFS comes from the coding sequence ATGCCGGCGAAGCGCATCATCCCCTGCCTCGACGTGCGCGACGGGCGCGTGGTCAAGGGCGTCAACTTCGTGGACATCATCGACGCGGGCGACCCGGTCGAAACCGCGCGCGCCTACGACCGGCAGGGCGCCGACGAGATCGTCTTCCTCGACATCACGGCAAGCTACGAGCGGCGCAAGGCGATTTTCGACGTCGTTTCACGCACGGCGGAGCAGGTCTTCGTTCCGCTCACGGTGGGCGGCGGCGTCGGCAAGCTCGACGACTTTCGCGACTTGCTGCTCGCCGGGGCCGACAAGGTCAGCGTGAACACGGCGGCTGTGCGCGACCCGAATCTGATCGAGCGCGCGGCGTATCAGTTCGGCAGCCAGTGCGTGGTCGTGGCGATCGACGCACGGCGGCGGCCCGACGGATCGGGTTTCGAGGTCGTGGTGGTCGGGGGGCGCGAATCGACCGGTCTCGACGCGGTCGAGTGGGCAACGAGGGTCGAGCGGCTCGGCGCGGGCGAGATCCTGCTGACGAGCATGGATCGCGATGGAACGAAGGACGGGTTCGATCTGGAACTCACGCGCACCATCACCGACGCGGTGACGATCCCCGTGATCGCGTCGGGGGGCGTGGGCGAGCTCGATCATTTCTACGACGGCCTGACGGCGGGCGGCGCTGACGCGGCGCTCGCGGCGTCGGTCTTTCACTTCGGCACATTCACGGTCGGGCAGGTGAAGCAGTACCTGCGCGACCGGGGCGTCGAGGTGCGCGAGGCGTTTTCGTGA
- the hisI gene encoding phosphoribosyl-AMP cyclohydrolase encodes MDLSALKFNDAGLVAVVVQARESREVLMMAWANADALAETIRSGLATFWSRSRGELWTKGLTSGNTMRVAEIRLDCDGDAVLYIVDPAGPACHTGRRTCFYRKVNGEEFIEDEP; translated from the coding sequence ATCGATCTGTCGGCCCTCAAATTCAACGACGCCGGGCTCGTCGCGGTCGTCGTGCAGGCGCGCGAGAGCCGCGAGGTGCTGATGATGGCGTGGGCGAACGCCGACGCGCTCGCCGAGACGATTCGTTCCGGCCTCGCCACCTTCTGGTCGCGGTCGCGCGGCGAACTGTGGACGAAGGGCCTGACGAGCGGGAACACGATGCGCGTCGCCGAGATCCGGCTCGATTGCGACGGAGACGCGGTGCTCTACATCGTCGATCCGGCGGGACCCGCCTGCCACACGGGACGGCGAACGTGCTTTTATCGTAAAGTGAACGGCGAAGAATTCATCGAGGACGAGCCATGA
- a CDS encoding tetratricopeptide repeat protein, with protein MRFMRSLFAAWAVCGVVALGAACASKAYVAPKQEMKAPEKPRVDFSNVTPGALNQHREAMDLFKNGDYEGAARHWREALKAGARDVTFQYEVNYNLGVTFQKMEKYILSEQHFRKSIALDDKNARGYIGLGTALSFQGRQGEAVPMFRRALELDPGSPEAYAGIAAMAVSSGEYANAVDALRFAASASPSDGALRDSLIGAYVGLASGRVAAGNLDAAQELYGMAAALGPKDPRPLYGAAFVMLRRGYPGRAKPLYSQARDLQPNRKPDWEDLVPGFDGKPDTTEALRAESMARLFRDRGDFERAAEQYALLLALDPWRAEIWREYGDLAMDKLNDPKRAGDAVHALWVLDPQDAKATDIALRLGQNAPDLPKADKPAMLWSKAGSAITLDGKGVSGDAAALNAGARITRQARIGGVGGKHVVEARLIGPKGETARSDRYEIDVVTAEITLTVFDTLPTAGAWKQEWSIDGKVVGGVSFELQAP; from the coding sequence ATGCGTTTTATGCGTTCTCTTTTCGCGGCTTGGGCTGTTTGCGGCGTCGTCGCCCTGGGCGCGGCGTGCGCGTCGAAGGCGTACGTCGCCCCGAAGCAGGAAATGAAGGCTCCGGAGAAGCCGCGGGTCGATTTTTCCAACGTCACGCCCGGCGCGCTCAACCAGCACCGCGAGGCGATGGATCTGTTCAAGAACGGCGATTACGAGGGCGCGGCACGCCATTGGCGCGAGGCGCTCAAAGCCGGTGCGCGCGACGTGACCTTTCAGTACGAGGTCAACTACAACCTCGGCGTGACGTTTCAGAAGATGGAAAAATACATCCTGTCGGAGCAGCACTTCCGCAAGTCCATCGCGCTCGACGACAAAAACGCGCGCGGATACATCGGCCTCGGCACGGCGCTGTCGTTTCAGGGCCGTCAGGGCGAGGCCGTGCCCATGTTCCGACGCGCGCTCGAACTCGACCCGGGGTCGCCCGAGGCTTACGCGGGCATCGCGGCCATGGCGGTGTCGTCGGGCGAGTATGCGAACGCCGTCGACGCCCTGCGGTTCGCCGCGTCGGCTTCGCCATCGGACGGCGCGCTGCGCGACAGTCTGATCGGGGCGTACGTGGGGCTCGCGTCCGGGCGCGTCGCGGCCGGCAATCTCGACGCGGCGCAGGAGCTGTATGGCATGGCGGCGGCGCTCGGCCCCAAGGATCCGCGCCCACTTTACGGTGCGGCGTTCGTGATGCTGCGTCGCGGTTACCCCGGACGTGCGAAGCCGCTCTATTCCCAGGCACGCGACCTGCAGCCGAACCGCAAACCCGACTGGGAGGACCTCGTTCCGGGTTTCGACGGAAAGCCGGACACCACCGAGGCGCTGCGCGCCGAGAGCATGGCCCGACTCTTCCGCGACCGCGGCGATTTCGAGCGGGCCGCCGAGCAATACGCCCTGCTGCTGGCCCTCGACCCTTGGCGGGCCGAAATCTGGCGCGAATACGGCGATCTCGCGATGGACAAGCTGAACGACCCGAAACGGGCCGGCGACGCCGTGCACGCCCTGTGGGTGCTCGACCCGCAGGATGCGAAAGCGACCGACATCGCTCTACGCCTCGGTCAGAACGCGCCGGATTTGCCCAAGGCCGACAAACCGGCCATGCTGTGGTCGAAGGCGGGATCGGCGATCACGCTGGACGGAAAGGGCGTGTCGGGAGACGCGGCGGCGCTCAACGCCGGAGCGAGGATCACCCGTCAGGCCCGGATCGGCGGAGTCGGCGGGAAGCATGTGGTCGAAGCCCGGTTGATCGGTCCCAAGGGCGAAACCGCCCGTTCGGATCGATATGAGATCGATGTGGTGACCGCCGAGATCACGCTGACCGTGTTCGATACGCTCCCAACCGCCGGTGCGTGGAAGCAGGAATGGTCGATCGATGGAAAAGTGGTGGGCGGCGTGAGTTTCGAGCTTCAAGCTCCCTGA